The genomic segment TCCGGTACCTTTGGCACGGCTGGTCACAAGCGGGTAGAACACGGCTTCGATAATATCGTCTGGAACACCAGGGCCATTATCTTCAATGTCGATTCGAACCACAGATCGGTGAATCACACCACTAATGGTATAAAGACGCTGAATCCGGGTTCTTAAAATAAGTTCCGGTTGATGCTCGACAAAGAAATCCTTGTTTTCTGTCATCGCCTGAACGGCATTCACGCAGATATTTAGCATGACCTGAATCAGCTGATCGCGATCTGCCAGAACTTCCGGCAGGGACAGGTCATAGTCCCGGGTAATTTTAATTTTCTTTTTAGTCTGGTTCACAATCAGTGAACGGACGCGTTCTAAAGGCTCATGCACATTAACCATTTCATAGCTTGGTAACTGGCGTGAACCGAGCATGCTATCTGCCAGATTTCTCAGGCGATCCACTTCACTAATAATAATGTCAGTGAACTCTTTATATTTTGGATCTTCAAGGCTACGTGCCAGAAGCTGGGTTGCACCACGAATGCCACCAAGTGGATTTTTGATTTCATGTGCCACGCCACGAATTAATTGGCGCGCAACTTGATGCTGCTGGATATAGTTTTCTTCACGTGAGATTTTCAGCATACGGTCACGCTGATTCAGCTCGATCAACAATAAAGGATGATTTGGCTTGCCCGCATTGAGCAGGGAAACCGTATAGTCCACATGAATGTCTTTAAAGTTAACGATGATTGTCGCCTCACGGCGAGTATAAGGTTGGCCAGTATGCAGCGTGTTATAGAGTGATTCTTCAGTATTGAATTCATCTGTCGGCGCTTGCAGTATATTTAATACCGGCGTGCCTGATGCGCGTAACAGGCTGACATCAAACATAGCCTCGCAGGCTGTATTTAAGTAATAAATATTCAGATGACTATCAACCAGCATAATGGCAGTGGTCAGGTTGTCCACCAAAAGGCGATAGTCGATGGAAAGAGGCTGATCCATTAGCGGTGGTTTTCCTGTATTAAAATGGCGCAATGGCATCTTCATAAAGCAAAATAACAATTTCAAAGTTCAGATTTGAGGCAAAATAAGCAAGATGCACGCCAACTTTAGAACTCTTGTTAAAATTTTGCTGAAAAATGCACGAAATCTGACAGGGATGCCCAATCAAACTCAGGTATAACGGATTAAATTGAGGCTGTAAACCTAAAATGATTCATTTTGGTGCATAAGCTTTTATATTGAATATTTTATGGCGTTATTTTAGTGCGTGATGCAAAGAGTGGCCATTTCAACTATTTTTATGATGCGAAAAGACATACAATACGCGCATTCTAGTGGAGCGCAGATTCATGAAGTCCCCCAAAGTCGGTTTTGTATCTTTAGGTTGTCCTAAGGCATTGGTAGATTCTGAACGAATTTTAACTCAGTTAAAGACTGAAGGTTATGATGTCGCATCGGATTATGACGGTGCTGATTTAGTAGTAGTAAATACCTGTGGTTTTATTGAATCTGCAGTACAAGAGTCTTTAGATGCCATCGGTGAAGCGATGAGCGCGAATGGTCGTGTAATCGTAACAGGTTGTCTAGGAAAAGACGAAGATAAAATTCGCCAAATGCACCCGAACGTCCTGAAAGTGACAGGTGCAGCGGCCTATGAAGAAGTGATGGATGCGGTACATGAATATGTTCCTGAGCCGCCAAAACACAATCCATTTATTGATTTAGTTCCTGAGCAAGGCATTCGTCTTACTCCGAAACACTATGCGTACTTGAAAATATCAGAAGGCTGTAACCACCGTTGTACCTTCTGCATCATTCCAAGTATGCGTGGTGATCTGGTTTCCCGTCCAGTTGGTTCTGTGCTTGAAGAAGCTGCAGCACTGAAACGTTCAGGTGTCAAAGAAGTACTCGTGATCTCCCAAGATACTTCTGCTTATGGTGTCGACACCAAATACAAACTGGACTTCTGGAACGGCCAGCCAGTTAAAACCAAATTCTATGACATGTGTGAAGCATTGGGTCAATTGGGCATCTGGGTGCGTCTGCACTATGTTTATCCATATCCACACGTAGATGCCGTGATCGATTTGATGGCTCAAGGCAAAATCCTGCCTTATCTGGATATTCCATTCCAGCATGCCAGCCCAAGAATCCTGAAACTGATGAAACGTCCAGCGCACAGTGAAAATACACTGGAGCGTTTAAAAGTATGGCGTGAGAA from the Acinetobacter sp. YWS30-1 genome contains:
- the glnL gene encoding nitrogen regulation protein NR(II) — translated: MDQPLSIDYRLLVDNLTTAIMLVDSHLNIYYLNTACEAMFDVSLLRASGTPVLNILQAPTDEFNTEESLYNTLHTGQPYTRREATIIVNFKDIHVDYTVSLLNAGKPNHPLLLIELNQRDRMLKISREENYIQQHQVARQLIRGVAHEIKNPLGGIRGATQLLARSLEDPKYKEFTDIIISEVDRLRNLADSMLGSRQLPSYEMVNVHEPLERVRSLIVNQTKKKIKITRDYDLSLPEVLADRDQLIQVMLNICVNAVQAMTENKDFFVEHQPELILRTRIQRLYTISGVIHRSVVRIDIEDNGPGVPDDIIEAVFYPLVTSRAKGTGLGLSIAQNIMHQHNGMIECQSVPGKTVFSLFLPWESDHVAK
- the rimO gene encoding 30S ribosomal protein S12 methylthiotransferase RimO translates to MKSPKVGFVSLGCPKALVDSERILTQLKTEGYDVASDYDGADLVVVNTCGFIESAVQESLDAIGEAMSANGRVIVTGCLGKDEDKIRQMHPNVLKVTGAAAYEEVMDAVHEYVPEPPKHNPFIDLVPEQGIRLTPKHYAYLKISEGCNHRCTFCIIPSMRGDLVSRPVGSVLEEAAALKRSGVKEVLVISQDTSAYGVDTKYKLDFWNGQPVKTKFYDMCEALGQLGIWVRLHYVYPYPHVDAVIDLMAQGKILPYLDIPFQHASPRILKLMKRPAHSENTLERLKVWREKCPDLVIRSTFVVGFPGETEEDFQMLLDWLKEAQLDRVGCFTYSPVEGATANDLPDHVPEEIKQERYERFMQVQQEISAAKLQKRIGQKMTVLVDDLEEEFPVAVARSYADAPEIDGNVFVEDIDKSVIKAGDLLEVEITDADEYDLFAKLISIKSA